One genomic region from Oncorhynchus gorbuscha isolate QuinsamMale2020 ecotype Even-year linkage group LG13, OgorEven_v1.0, whole genome shotgun sequence encodes:
- the LOC123993506 gene encoding tryptophan 2,3-dioxygenase A-like has product MSGGCPYFEKKHLLFKSKLHLNEEEADDSQKGINKASKGGIIYGDYLQLDKVVTAQVLQSELKGNKIHDEHLFIVTHQAYELWFKQILWELDSVREIFISGHVRDERNMLKVNTRIHRIVMIFRLLVDQFSVLETMTALDFYDFREYLSPASGFQSLQFRLLENKIGVPDNLRVPYNRRHYRDNFKGHESEMLLSSEKDPCLLKLVEKWLERTPGLEGDGFNFWKKLEANIFEGLCLEKKKIAKMPDSEEKEEMMEELTKQKELFTSLFDIKRHEHLLSKGERRISYKALQGALMIYFYREEPRFQVPFQLLSNLMDIDTLMTKWRYNHVCMVHRMIGSKAGTGGSSGYHYLRSTVSDRYKVFVDLFNLATFLIPRHWVPKLDPNEHTFLFTAEYCDSSYCSSEDSD; this is encoded by the exons TGAGGAGGAGGCAGATGACTCTCAAAAAGGAATTAACAAGGCCAGCAAAGGTGGCATCATCTATGGTGACTACCTTCAG CTTGACAAGGTTGTGACGGCCCAAGTTCTTCAGAGTGAACTGAAAGGGAACAAGATCCACGATGAACATCTTTTCATTGTCACCCATCAAG caTATGAACTCTGGTTCAAGCAGATTCTTTGGGAACTGGATTCAGTGCGAGAGATTTTCATTAGTGGACAT GTTCGTGATGAACGCAACATGCTGAAGGTCAACACCCGCATACATAGGATCGTTATGATCTTCAGGCTGCTGGTCGACCAGTTCTCTGTGCTTGAGACAATGACCGCCTTGGACTTCTATGACTTCAG AGAGTATCTGTCCCCTGCCTCCGGGTTCCAAAGTCTCCAATTCCGTCTGTTGGAGAACAAGATTGGGGTCCCTGACAACCTGAGGGTCCCCTACAACAGGCGTCACTACAGGGACAACTTCAAAGGACATGAGAGTGAGATGCTGCTCAGTTCTGAGAAGGATCCTTGTCTGCTGAAATTAGTAGAG AAATGGCTGGAAAGGACCCCAGGTCTTGAAGGCGATGGGTTCAACTTTTGGAAAAAACTGGAAGCCAACATCTTTGAAGGATTGTGTCTTGAGAAAAAGAAAATTGCG AAAATGCCAGACtctgaggagaaggaggagatgatGGAAGAGCTGACGAAGCAAAAAGAGCTCTTCACTTCTCTGTTTGACATCAAAAGACATGAGCATCTTTTGAGCAAAG GTGAGAGACGGATCTCCTACAAGGCTCTCCAAGGAGCTCTGATGATTTACTTCTACAG GGAGGAGCCCAGGTTCCAGGTTCCCTTCCAACTCCTGTCCAACCTGATGGACATTGATACCCTCATGACAAAATGGAGAT ACAACCATGTGTGCATGGTGCACAGAATGATTGGTAGCAAAGCAGGCACTGGAGGCTCCTCTGGCTACCACTACCTGCGCTCTACTGTCAG TGATCGCTACAAAGTCTTTGTGGATCTCTTCAACCTGGCCACATTTTTGATACCTCGGCACTGGGTGCCCAAGCTGGACCCCAATGAGCACACATTCCTGTTCACTGCAGAGTACTGTGACAGCTCCTACTGCAGTAGTGAGGATTCAGACTAG
- the ctso gene encoding cathepsin O yields the protein MTGVTLFLMFLLNLGILTFSDVARCSGVWQTTRKSNCSADTDVDFESFRKQFHRNYKLHSDCYHRRRSYFKNSIKRHAYLNSLSTDKDSAKYGINQFSDLSINEFRDLYLTATAETVPPYSGLKTEGLPATFDWRDQSAVGSVQNQQACGGCWAFSVVGAIESVYAKSGQPLKQLSVQQVIDCSYKNQGCNGGSITRALSWLKQTRVKLVKQSEYPYKAETGICHLFSHSHDGVLVKDFAAHDFSGLEEAMMGRLVEWGPLAVTVDAISWQDYLGGIMQHHCSCHHANHAVLVTGYDTTGDVPYWIVQNSWGTSWGNEGYVYIKMGGNVCGIADSVSAVFL from the exons ATGACGGGTGTTACATTGTTTCTCATGTTCCTCCTAAATTTAGGCATACTTACTTTTTCCGATGTTGCTCGTTGTAGTGGCGTTTGGCAAACTACCAGGAAGTCCAACTGCTCTGCAGACACTGATGTTGATTTTGAGTCATTTAGGAAACAATTTCATCGGAATTATAAACTCCACAGCGATTGTTATCATCGGCGCAGATCTTATTTTAAG AATTCCATCAAAAGGCATGCATACCTGAACTCATTGTCAACAGACAAAGACTCCGCAAAATATGGCATTAACCAGTTCTCGGATTTATCAATAAATGAATTCAGAG ACCTGTATTTGACTGCCACAGCCGAAACAGTCCCTCCCTACTCAGGACTGAAGACAGAGGGACTGCCTGCCACGTTTGACTGGAGGGACCAGTCTGCAGTTGGATCAGTACAGAATCAACAAGCA TGTGGAGGTTGCTGGGCGTTCAGTGTTGTGGGCGCCATAGAGTCTGTCTATGCCAAATCAGGCCAGCCATTGAAACAGCTCAGTGTGCAACAAGTCATTGACTGTTCCTACAAGAACCAGGGCTGCAATGGAGGCTCCATTACCAGGGCCTTGAGCTGGCTGAAACAG ACTAGGGTTAAGTTGGTGAAACAGTCAGAATACCCATATAAGGCCGAGACTGGAATTTGCCATTTATTTTCTCATTCACATGATGGTGTTTTGGTGAAGGACTTTGCTGCCCATGATTTCAG TGGGCTTGAGGAGGCTATGATGGGCAGGTTGGTGGAGTGGGGACCCTTGGCTGTGACTGTGGATGCCATCAGTTGGCAGGACTATCTAGGTGGCATCATGCAGCACCACTGCTCCTGCCACCATGCCAACCATGCTGTGCTGGTCACTGGTTACGACACCACAG GTGACGTGCCATACTGGATAGTACAAAACTCATGGGGAACGTCATGGGGTAACGAAGGTTATGTTTACATTAAAATGGGAGGCAATGTTTGTG GTATTGCAGACTCTGTGAGCGCTGTCTTCCTGTGA